In Anabas testudineus chromosome 12, fAnaTes1.2, whole genome shotgun sequence, the genomic stretch gtcagtCATGTGTTAAAATctctttgatgttttctttgcttgattcctGCCAATactttgacccttctgaaacagactAACATATattggttgtttaagaaatgagaagctactcactgcatcagtttaataacttgttgccagctaaaaaataatcatccatgcagtaattatccaatgagaggctcttaactatttgcttagttaaatccaggtggtgacttttatttttggacTGGCAGTGTAGAATTAtataaaatccaacaatcccagttgagcagcactaggcgacagcggagaggaaaaactccctctAACAAAGAAACCTGCAGCTCAACCAGGCttagggtgggcggccatctgcctcgactggaTGGAGTGAGTGgagtagagagagaaaagaagattATGAAAGAAGCATCGGACAACACAGTGGGCAAGTTGGTATAGCCAGTAACTGCTGATTtgtacaataaaacaacatctaACAAGGAAATGTAAGGTTAAATTAGACTGCAGAGAAACCATTTGACACAGTGAGTAATGTTCGAGCAATCGATCTTCACCTACTGTAGAACAACTGCAATTCCAAAGATCTTGAGACTCTACATAAAAACTACATAAATAGAAtgaaatgatttgcaaatctcaAACTCATATTCTATTCACAatagaacaaagaaaacaaatcaaatgtttaaactgaaaataattaagTGTTAATTGTGTTAATGAAAAGGGAGGATTAATAGATTCAAGTTTTTTTGTGACtaaattgtaataaaaacaataatttaaaaacatgataacAAAAATTATGATAGCATCTACACTATGTTCAGCACAGTGACGGTTAAGGAGGAGGTGAAAAGAGTTTCTTATTTTCATAGACAATCCGGATAACAGTCCCCGTCAGAAAGCCCTgaaacttgttttcttttttaatcatcGTGCAAACTTTGCTTTGCAAAACCTGCAAAACCGATGTCAGCTTGAGCGCAGCAACAGGTCTGCAGCTAAACATGCAGCAGCTGAGATACTGTGTTTGGTTCCTCTGACACCCGTCAATCATCTTGCAATCATCCAGCATTAAAATTAAACCATGAGGTCAAACCACCACgtagtgtttctgttttagctgATCGCTGTAATCAGTCACCCAGGCTGTAgctgtttgtattgtatttaaaaCTTGCAGAGTGACTGATCAGATGTTACTGTTACAGTCAGATGTgcaaaacagtgacacaaagcAGTTGACACAAATGCAATATTGGATGCCTGTAGTCTTTATTCTCTCAGACGGCACCGCATTAAAAACAGGTATGTTTCTGTGATGATATCACCATGGCCGCTGCGTCCTCCTCACCAAAGAGGAGAGCGAGCCTTCTGGCTTGTTATCAAAAGGTTTCATCAATGCTGAAAAAAATACATCCAGGTTTTAGTACTGTTTAGAACTGAGTACTGTTGATCAATTAAAATCCTGAATCAGGCAGGAAATGGACATTCgttcatttattttccttatCTCTTGCCGTAGTACTGGACTCTATCCCAGCCGTCATTGAGCAAGATGCTAGTCtatcacacaaacattcacactcacaagAGTGGGTCAACATTAGtctcccatttttttttattttttttttttggtaaatgaAATGTGGTTTTATAAGATTTGGAAATCATTGGACTTTTAGTTGTAGTTGAGCTCATGAGTCATAACGTCCCTGACTGAAACTGATTAAATGAAATGCAAGTGCATGGTGCTATTGTTAGAAGTGCAATGCAGTACAAGCAGTGGTGTAGACAAAGACTGGGCCCCCCAACACAATGAGATTTTGAACACTGATAGGGCAGTGGTCTATGTTTCGTAACTATAATATGAAACTGATATCGCACCTCGTTTGTTAAAAGAAGCCTTCTAATAACTCTGTACATCCCTGCAGAGAGTTAGGTGCCATGCAAAGCTGCACTGGACAACATGCAACCAGCAACTAATTCTCTGGGAGGTGCAGCTTAAGGAACCAAACTTTGTATTGGGGAAATTCCTCCACCTGGCACCACCCAGCTGTATCACTAATCCTGTGGTTTGAAGAgcagcccacacacactcactcactcttgTTGTTTGTGGTTCCTATACAATATAGTGCCTCAACAGTTGTGCAGGAAGCACATGGTTTGCTCTCTGCAGTACAATTTCAACAGGTTTACGGTTTTGATGCCCTCTGTCTATCAAGTGGAAAATGCATTCAAATATCATCTAAAGGGACCAGATGTACTGGTCTGTACTGGCACCTGAAGTATGCCTGTGCTTTGCTGAGATTTCATTAGCACATCCGTCTCTGGCAGCCGCGATCGAGGGCGGCATTTGTGTAATGAACACAGAGATCAGGATCAAATGATAGGCACTGGAAAGAGCTGGGCAGGTGGGACGGATGGAGTGAAGGATGAAAGAGGGGAGCATGGGGGCATGCTGTGCAAATCCACACATCCGGACAGGAGGTTGTCAAAGGAAACACAAGTCCTGCGTGGACTGTGTcgtgcattagtgtgtgtgagaatttATCACGCTACATTTCACAGCACGCCacatgtttcctttttcaaatatttcataattaGGCACTGATCAGAAGCTATTTTGTAACTTTAACTGGATGAAATATGACTTCCTCTGGCATGGAAAAGCAGGCGCTTCAGCAACATCTACTTTATAATGTCTCTTAAAGGTGCATAAATGTTGCTCTCACATAGAATCCAAACATGCTTAGATGCTTAGATGCTGATGTTGTCCTTTCACTGCTTTTTAAAGGAGCCAGCTGGACCTGACTGtccaaaaacatttgaaaaaataacataaaaataaatgtacttgcCAAAATATTGAATTCCTTTACAGATAGAGTTcttaattttattaatgttcCTACAGAAACAGGGCACAAGCAGTGGCTGCCGTCTAAATCTGTGTGCAGAGGCTTTAAATACAGGCAGTTTGTGTTGCTACCAACTGGGACTCTGAGCACACTGGAGCGATGATGAGAAAACAATGTCAACATTTTTCTAGAATGCAGAAGTACGGCTGTTGTGATATTTGTCTATAACTCactaaaattaaatatgtgtttatttgttaacTGTAAACTGATactaagaaaaaaagaggaagaagtgaCTTTCAACACCCGTGAACACATACGCACTTCTTCCTGTCAGTCACTCAGTTGAGGTTTGGTGttattaatttgtcaaaactccagcaataaatattattattattatttttattattattaaaatgttgttttttcacagcCCTCACTCATACACGtagaacaacaaagaaaaacaacatgtagacaacaaaaactaaaaacagtgCGAAACCTTTGCAGAAAATCTTCATCTGGATTAGTCAAAGTAGAACTAGTAGATTCTCTCCTCCTGCGGGGGAACGGGTCAGGATTATGTGGAGCTGTGAAGGTTGTTGTGAACTTTAGTTTAGGCCACTTTCCAATATGTAATTGGCTGAATGGATTCATTTCACTTGAGTACATTCCAACACTTTAAATGTGGACAGTCTTAGTATTCAGGGAAAGTCTTTGCTGCAGCCAAAAAGGCTTTAAGAGTCTGTTGGTGTGTGGTCATTAAACAAATTATTACCCAACTTTTTTGCAATCCAAATTGCCTAATGTATCTCTGTTCTCATGCACATCTCTGGGTACAGGATGTATTTCTAACAGTGCTTGAGAACAGTTGCAGTgaaagacaaaccaaacaatataTTGTGCACACGTGGACAgtagacatgtttttatttatatttatttgttcaatAGCTGCACCATCAGAcgaatgcagcagcatgtgacAGTTTAAACACCGTATCCCTAAAAGCAGGTTTTATTCCTGTTCCATCATGTGAGTGATGAACATCAGCCCACTGACAATTTCCTGCAAAGAATGTTTATATGAGACATGATATGTGTCTGTAGTTTGTCATACAGCTGACGTCTGCTCCCTTTCGGTTCTGCTCTTGCTGGAGTGTTCATAGTCACTAATGGAGGGAAACCCAACCCTCTGCTCGATCCACTGGGCAGCACTGAGCAGCTTCTTGTCTTGGAGAGCCGGCCCTATGAGCTGTAAGCCAATAGGAAGGCCTCGTCTTGATAATGCAGTTGGCAAACTAACAGCAGGGAGACctgaggtggaaaaaaaaaaataacagagttGGAAAAAGGTTCAGGAAAAAGCAATTAATAGTTTGAGGTGAGCTGAGAGACACTCACTCAACAAACACCTCCCTGGTTATGATTTTAGTCCTCAGAGATGCTACTTCTGCTCTCACATGCTGACTTCCTCTTTTAATTTCACTATGATTTACCATCCACTGTGCCGGTGTTCAGGAAATAAGAAGATGAACTGTGCTGAAGTTGTTCTGTGTTAAAGGTTTTCAGGTTAAGCTGTGTGGGTTTTAAAGGTAGTAGTATATGTGTGTATCCATGAGTGCAGAATATAGCGGTTCTTGAACCCTCCCACACTTCCTACACATGCAAGAAGAGTGCCACAGATTCTGCCTCAAGGCATCCGTTCTACCTGCAACGTTGACAGGCTGGGTGAAGACGTCTTCCTGTGCGCTGCGCGTTCGGTTGTCTTCCTGTGTGAAGTCAGAGTAACGGGCTGCATCAGTCAGGGTGGTGGGTGTCAGCAGCAAGTCGACACCTGAGCCAAACACGCGCTTGAAATCGTCCGCTATCAGTCGCCGTACTTTCTGGGCCTTCACAAAGTAGTGCTGGTAGTTCCTAGCAGAAAGAGCACGGTCAATTAGTGTGAATCAGTTCATTGCTGCTGCTTTGGAATTACTATCACTCTAATTTGACTCTCttcaatttaaagaaagacacCTTGTCTCATTTCAGGCTCTGGTGTCTTACTGTTTGAGCAGGAAGTAGTTCCCAGAAAGAATCCTCCCTCTCACTACATCGTTGAAGCCCTCGTGTCGGGTCGAGGCATACATGGCTTCTGTTGAGCTGTCCACGTCACTTCGGTGGCCTGACACACAAACCTTAATATTAATAACCTTAATAACCACATTATCTTCATTTTAACACGCACACTGGGGGCAACCTGATTTTTGATGCCACGTTTAGCAGTGCCGCTTCCTACCGTATTCAAGCCCGTCAAAACGGGCCATGTTAGACGCCACCTCGGCGCAGCACAGGACGTGGTAACACACAATTGAGTACTGGGTGTGTGGGAGAGACACTTGCTCCACCCGCGCCCCCGCTCTCTCAAACATGTCGGCAACATAACTCCACTGAGCTACAGTCTCCTCAGACAGGCCTGGGGCGTGGTACTCCtgcaataaaatgcaataaaaaaaaatagtatcAGTGATACTGAGATGTTATACAGGAGACAATGAATTTGATACTAAACTAGGCTCACCTTAGGGATGCCTATAAAGAGGTTCTTGACATCCAAGTCTTCAGGTAGCTCCGTCAGGGGGGCAGGAGCAGGAATTGTTGTTGAGTCTCTAATATCGAGGCCTTGGAGGATACCTGTGCCACATTAACAACATTCCAGGTCAGGATGAAAGGAGTGAATAACTGCGTCACCTATTCTTGCTATTACATGGACAAATTTAAAGGTGCCCTGtggagatttcttttttttttagagagagGTTATACCAAAGTGTAACGTGTTCCGTTTATGTCTTTGTCTGCGCACAGCtatgtttgttgttctgttacCACAGCCAAAAAGCTAATCACCAGAATAGTATTACCAGGGTGCTTATTACAAACAAGACAGACCACTCACACAACCGCTGCACAGTCTTGTGTGAGGTCAAAGCTTCATAGTGTACCTATGATATTAGagctttttatttgttattgcaCAACTGTACATATATGcttttacacatgtacaaacatttgGAGCCACTTAGAAATGCCACGGCctttaaatgaaaagcagatCTTATAAAGTCAAACTGATCAGAAATAGAGTGGAAATATagttttttaagtaaaatatcTACACAGACGTACGAAGGTTCATCGTCAGCAAACATAATGaaagtttattaaattataagGATAACTGATCATTAGTAAAGCTTTTTGTAATTATGgtagcacagctgaaaacatgttttcatggaaaacaaagacatttcgATTAGATTAGATAAGATTCCACTTCTAATCTAATCGAAtggaaatgtccttgttttccATGAACACATACTGCACGCGTTTTAATTTCCATGTAACTCTAAACTTTTGAATGGTAGAGTATAAACCTGAACAGTGGTTGTTAGAGGAAAGATGTTGAGGTGAGATCACTAAGTGATGTAAGGCAATTCAAatttagtacattttaaatgtattagtcAGTTGGCAGCGGACTGAGACAGGGAAAGTACCACAACAAAGACAGGTGGTTTATGCAGATGACTTCTGATGTATCTGCAACTCAACAATAAACCATAACTTTTACTATGCATTTGTTGATTCTTTGTATGGACTGGCAGTCAGCGACTGTTTTTTAAGGTTGCACTGGATAAAGGGGTTCCCAGCTAAACATAAACGTAACAACAATTCATCAAAAGTTCCCTACCTAAGACCATGGCTGCGTCGCAGACACTGCGGGTCAAAATGCCGGGCACGTCCATGGAGTTGACCAGAGGGATTAGACCGTGTCTGGACAGCAGACCATAAGTTGGCTTCAGGGCCACAACGCCACACAGTGCTCCTGGGTTACGAGTAGAACCACCTGTGTCTGAACCCAAAGCCCTGtcacaaaatgaccaaaacagcacattttcatcttttcgcttttgttttctttctaaatgTTTCTGAACAAGTGAACTTGAATGTGTTGCCTCACAGGTAGCTGGTGAGAGAGgccacagctgcagcacttCCTCCTGAGCTTCCTCCAGTGATGACCCACTCAgagtctgctgctgttgctgcccCTGTGTGCTCTCTGTAGGGAGCAGCATAGCTCCAAGGGTTCCTTACTGGACCAAAAACCCCATCTGTACTTCCAGAGCtgcaatgaataaataagataATGACAAACACATATCTAAACtttgtaaacagaaaaacagctatTCTAATGCTTTTACCCCATAGCAAATTCATCCATGTTGGTCTTCCCCACCAGAACAGCTCCTTGGTCCAGAAGCTTCTGGACAACTGTAGCATTGTATGGTGGAGCGTAGTCTGTAGAAAACATGGTGACAGGTTATCAACACTTGACTGACAGAAGTGTTGTGAGACATGGTACTGAGGTGAAAGCAGACCTCTGAGCATCCTGGAAGCACATGTGGTCCTGATATTCCTTGTGCAGAAGTTGTCTTTGACTGCAAAAGGGATTCCATCTAGAGGACCTCTGGGTGCAcctgaaaaaaatcaaacagtaacacatactgtaggacTCCACGCAGAAAAGATGCAAACACATACGCTCGTGTGTCCACACCTTGTAGCAGTCTGCTCTCTGCTTCTTCAGCCTGCTTCAGCGCCAACTCCTCTGTCACACTGATGTAAGCATTAAGATGTTGGGTTTTCTTGATGCGGTTCAGACACCTCCTGCAAAGCTCGGTTGGGGAGATTCTTCCCTCTCTGAGGGCCAAAGAAACCTAAAGAAAATGATCAATTAACAACTGGTGATAAAATGCTACCAGGTTCTTTTACTCAACAGAGcatttttaaagcacaaaataaaaatcactggTGCTATTAACATCTTTAACAATAGTTAGTCCCAAATAACCAATGACTACTGTATACATCTACTCTCACTACGTTATAGACAACTGTACTAGATGGATTTTAGCagtcaaacatttgtttccacaaaaaaaaatacacattaaaaaatatgatGTTGTTTACATCAACAGCAACTAAACATATGAtgcataaataatacatttaatattaatcATATAAATTCTCAAACGCATAACTTTACAAAATGAGGACTTTTATTTAGGGGATTTTCTcctgaaatgtacaatttactTAAGGTTATATTTCcaatacaacacaaaacaattccATTTTATATGAATCCTATTGggtaaaacatgaatttaatgTCACCACAGTCAAAccactttttactttttgcagatTCTGTTCAAAAtgaagataaataataaatatttccgtgttttgttgtgttttaaccAGCTGATCTAGACTTCATTCACATAGTTGAAGACGTTTAGTACCCGTCTTAGATATCGATCATCTATTATCGATCTAGATATCTATATAGACTGTTATCTGCTACTCCAGTTTCTtgtgatttacataaagctttAACACCAGATCTCCAAACACTGACATAAACATGTCGGACGATTCAAACCAGACTACACTAAAGACCAATGTCCATCTGTTAGCTAACAAAAATCCAAACGACAGCTGGTGAACAATAAGAAGTTCGGTCACTCTCCTACTAACCTGCTTTAATGTCAGACTGAGCATTTTGCCAGGATTTGTCTGACAACCTTTCAAATGATAAACAACCTTCTCacagtgtgcagcagcagcagctgcaggctgCCATGTTTGCGTCGAGGAGCATCGTCTAACAACGCGTTCTGTAATTGGACGGCCGCTGAAGAAACCGCGCTCCGATTGGCGGAGAGGCTGCGCTGTGACCGGGACGCCGGTCGAAGAGGAGGCACATTGCGGAAGAGGACACCTCGCTTACACACTTTTATCTATCTTGTGGAATTTGTGCATCTGTCCAACGACTAGTTTGACAGTTTTGTGTAGTAAGAAAGTCAGAATGTAGTGACAGCTCATGGGACTATAATGAGTTGTTACGTGTTACTGAGCACGCTGACTTGATGCACTAACTAGATGCACTACAGTCAAACTGTTGTGTTAAACGTGTTTACTGATGGGCTCTGTGAGATACTTGTTGTGCAGCAGGGGGTTGTTTCACCTTAGTAAATCATCATGTATGAACACACTCGTTTCCAGACCTGGCAGCCGGACGAGGCGGTTCAGTGTCTCCAGCAGATGTACCACCGTCATGCCCGCCTGGGTTATTGACACTTATGGAAACAATGATGTTTTACGCTTCACTAAAAACGCCAGTTTCCCCGTCATCAACTATCCCAATGAGGTGATTGTCAAAGTGTTTGCAGCAGGACTGAATCCACTTGATGTGAGCATGAGAGGTGAGTAACGAGCTGAGTTTGAACACTGGCATCAACCTGCAGGAGGAGTTTCTAGTGTCTGTAACAGCAACACGTTGAAGCCTTAAATCCTCCTGTAGCATGATGCATCATTAATTATAATATGTtgcaataacaacaacaacaaaatattaatttcaaaAGGAAAGAGTAATGTAgatactttttcattttcaccgttatatgtatttatttatttaaaataagatgCATGTGCATTATAGGAAGTGACAGATTTATCACTTTTTCCATGTCACATCCTATTATGTTTTGTTAAGCTCATTTTTaacctgcttttattttgtctgtttgtatgtgGCAGCAATGActtttaagaataaaaaaaaaaaggaagtttaAAATATTTGGTTTATGTTATTGCTGCTACATGAGGAGATCGCACACAGCGCTTTGGAGTTAAAAGATTGAAAAGTGAGAAATTCACCTCTTGACCTGAAAGAAACTACAGCTCTAGTTCACTGTACTAATATTCTATCAGAGGAACtaaacaaacatctgctgtatctaaataaaaaaaacaaaaacccaccGGTTTTTATTAGTATGGATTACGTCATCCACCCACTTAGACTGATGTTTTTTTCGTCTTtggtataaaaacattttctttctatatgtttatttttaatcattcatACAGCCCACCATCGTCTCCCACGCAGCCACTGCTATATGTTACACCCCACTGcacaacacacagactgtattcattattattattattattacttatgaTAGGGGTAATAGCAGTGGTCTTTTTGAGGTCGCTTAGTGGAAATGTCTCAGTAGCTGGATTATACTTTGAGTTTCAGTTTGTTGTCTATCATGAATCTGCCATCAGTCTTTTATAAAACCCAGCTTGATGATTGTTTGTCAGAGACACTTTATACCActtataaatacttaaatattccttttaaaaacatcttaTAATTGCACCTGCTCCCTTTTCCACATTgataatgtatatataaattttgaaaatcatttttaaaactctAACAAGATGTCTCCTACTTCACTGAAGACTTGTTCATTTACAGTGAATGTTCCTTAAGGGTTTGACATTCGTGACTGTTGTTGGACCATGATTGACTCCAAACCTTCTCCCCGTTTAGATAAAGAATATAGTGTCAAACTTATCACTGATCTACAGTCGTCCATCATCCAGCACTGTGAAGTAGAAACCtccaaataaagaacaaaaacacatttttgaatgaTTTTAAATCAGACACTGTTCTAATCTCTTTGATTCAGTGGCAGCtcttattatttgatttatacTCATCAggcataaaaatacatttcatattcAAAATGCAATTCTCATTGCCACAGGGTTAATAGCTGCTTTCTTAATTGATTTCCTTGATAATCATAATAGAAAACAGTCCCTGTAACTTCAAAAAGCAATTAGAAAGAATGATgattgttctttttagtaaagtTGAAATTGTCGATTGGCTGTAATCAGAATCTCTCTCCTGGTCAGGTGGACATGGTGCAGCTACACTGTCTATGAAGAGAGATCCTCTGAATATCAAGCAGACAGGCAGCGAGTTCCCTCTCGTCCTGGGAAGGGACGTGTCAGGGGTCATCATGGAGTGCGGCCTGGATGTGAAGTACTTTAGAGAAAGAGACGAGGTAAACTAAGCAAACCATTCAGGAACTCAGTGCGCACTATATTTTTTAACCCTGCAGGAAGCCCCCAGTTATGGAAACAGAGTAATGCTGCACACAGTGAGTCATGTCTGAGTGGTAACTATGTAGTCAGGGggctgtaaataaaaacagcaacagtgtgtGAAAACCCCTTCGATAAGACAGATTAGACAAGCAGCTTTGAGATGAGGTAGAAAAGGCGCTTAAAGCTGCAAGATGCTGTGGAGCTGTTTTGCTAAACTAGttttagtctttagtctttTAAAGCTGACACAGACAGTAAGTAACCCTCtacttttatttagtttagcaagtgtttaaataaataacaataaagatACAGTAAGAAAATGATTGACAATTTCAGAGGTAAGATTAGGttttagggtgaggcagttagttgtgatagGGTAAGGCAGTGATAAATTAGCTCACACAAACAATATCAGAAACCTTACTCACAATCCACACagacttatatatatatatatatatatatataagttataTACTCTCTAACCATATTAGATATGActgcaaatgtacaaaaaccTTATGTGATACATAACAATTAGATCACACATCACAGAACTTCAATGCAACCTTGCATACATCCTGCAAACACATCAGGTTTCAGTCATGATAAGGGTTAAAGGCTATTGATTCCCACAGTGGGTGAAGTAGGgaagtggcaaaaaaaaaaaaaaaaaaaaggtagttAACCTAGCCATGCAAGAAACTAACTAACTacagaaaacagtgacacaACCAGCTCCGCAGTCcctgcacaacacaaacaattatTATAAAACCAACTCTTTTAaactcaaacataaaaaaacacaactttaatattaatttaaaaccaCAATACGATTGTGCACCAACATTAAATCTACCTTTTGCATTGATATCCCCCATGCACGGTAGTTTCACATCCCCTAATGAGTGCCGCTTGAAAAGTGCTGTGGCCACACTGCATCATCCCTGAGTGAGACTTACTTCCTTTCTGGCCTCGTACATGAAAACAGCAGGTACCACTCAAGTTACCCGAGCCCTCTTTATCCACTCCACTACTACTCAAGGGCAAAAAACCCACCAGGGCCCACTGGTTACATGTACCCTGGTGCTACTTTTGAGATTTGAGGAATGATGCTGACCATTTAGAGTTGTTTTTGATTaatgtgtgttgctgtgtgtccccccccccccccccctccaggTGTGGGCAGCCATCCCACCGTGGAAGCAGGGCAGCTTGGCTGAGTTCGTGGTGCTGAGTGGCAACGAGGTATTGTTCAGCTGATGACTCGGCTGACTGCTGCTTTGAGCTGACGTTAGTGTAGTGTTGCACATCAGTGAATCATTTTATCAGCATCACTTCTGTGAAGTCACTTCCTTCAGTAAACACACGTTCCATTTTAGCATCAGTATATGGTTTCCTAGTACAGGGTACTACTGAGGCCttcaaatgaaaactaaatCAAGCTAAAGCTGACATTCAGGAGCCTTTTCATAGTGAATGCTGCtctcatgctgcttttgttgtgaatgtgtgttctGCTCAGGTATCTCACAAACCAAAGTCACTGAGCCACACAGAGGCAGCTGCCATTCCCTTCGTGGCAATGACTGCCTGGTCAGCTCTGGTCAATACTGGTGGGCTGAGTAAGGACAACTGTGCCAAGAAACGGTGAGGGAACGCAGACCAACAGTCACACtgctagacacacacacacacacacacacacacacacatcctttgCACATCCTTTGCACATCCCACTTCTAAGCTTGACCCCTGTTTCTCTCATACACTGCGGTGAAATTGACGCCAAGAGCCTGGAGTGCATTTGACATAAGTCCCAACAAGAGAggggaataaaaacacattcattgaACATGAtgtctgcttttcttcttctctacaGGATTTTGATCCTTGGAGGTTCTGGGGGAGTGGGAACATTCTCTATACAGGTATGAATGAAAAGGGCACAGTAGCTATGTTATGTCACCTTTGTTGTCGAAATGGGGCAGTTATTGTTGCTCCTGTGTATACTCAGTTACGGAAGTGTAAACAAACGCAGGAGCACAGATCAGGAGATGAACAGTGGAGTCATCAAAAGTCTGTTGACTTGTCTGTGCCACGCTTGGTGCTTGGTGACCTTAATAAATCAGCTCGTATTACACATATGTAACATTTGATCCTAATAATTACACATTTCCTGGGCTCCTCAACCACTTAATAATAACCCATAAATAGGttcagtgaaatgaaaagatACATAGAATTGACCCTGCGCAGTGTGGATCCACGTTACACATGATATTTGGGGGTAGAACTGATGCTCTCATGTGCGTCCAGATGTTAAAGGCGTGGGGAGCCCACGTGACCGTTACCTGCTCCCAGAATGCCGAGCAGTTTCTAAGGGGACTGGGGGCAGACCATGTGGTGGACTACACTGCTGGACCTGTTGAGGAGCCGCTCAGTGCGCTGGAGAAGTGAGAGGAACACATCTACAGTCGTTTGTCACATGTCCACATGTCCTCATCTATCCTGCATATTCTGCCTCTCATCTGCTTTTCCCTTTAAATCTTCATCAGCCAACACTTATTTGTCCC encodes the following:
- the qrsl1 gene encoding glutamyl-tRNA(Gln) amidotransferase subunit A, mitochondrial — protein: MLSLTLKQVSLALREGRISPTELCRRCLNRIKKTQHLNAYISVTEELALKQAEEAESRLLQGAPRGPLDGIPFAVKDNFCTRNIRTTCASRMLRDYAPPYNATVVQKLLDQGAVLVGKTNMDEFAMGSGSTDGVFGPVRNPWSYAAPYREHTGAATAADSEWVITGGSSGGSAAAVASLTSYLALGSDTGGSTRNPGALCGVVALKPTYGLLSRHGLIPLVNSMDVPGILTRSVCDAAMVLGILQGLDIRDSTTIPAPAPLTELPEDLDVKNLFIGIPKEYHAPGLSEETVAQWSYVADMFERAGARVEQVSLPHTQYSIVCYHVLCCAEVASNMARFDGLEYGHRSDVDSSTEAMYASTRHEGFNDVVRGRILSGNYFLLKQNYQHYFVKAQKVRRLIADDFKRVFGSGVDLLLTPTTLTDAARYSDFTQEDNRTRSAQEDVFTQPVNVAGLPAVSLPTALSRRGLPIGLQLIGPALQDKKLLSAAQWIEQRVGFPSISDYEHSSKSRTEREQTSAV
- the rtn4ip1 gene encoding reticulon-4-interacting protein 1 homolog, mitochondrial isoform X1, whose amino-acid sequence is MGSVRYLLCSRGLFHLSKSSCMNTLVSRPGSRTRRFSVSSRCTTVMPAWVIDTYGNNDVLRFTKNASFPVINYPNEVIVKVFAAGLNPLDVSMRGGHGAATLSMKRDPLNIKQTGSEFPLVLGRDVSGVIMECGLDVKYFRERDEVWAAIPPWKQGSLAEFVVLSGNEVSHKPKSLSHTEAAAIPFVAMTAWSALVNTGGLSKDNCAKKRILILGGSGGVGTFSIQMLKAWGAHVTVTCSQNAEQFLRGLGADHVVDYTAGPVEEPLSALEKFDLILDNVGGDTERWALNLLKPWSGAKYVTLVTPFLQNTDRLGIADGMMQTAATVATKALKHLVKGVHYRWGLFAPSGPALDEVREMVDAGQIMTDNRVGLCCLCSAPLCVLSVRYGLWWRRLSAFPRSRRPLRRWRRGMLEERLWSRSAKGDKTDSTKK
- the rtn4ip1 gene encoding reticulon-4-interacting protein 1 homolog, mitochondrial isoform X2; this translates as MGSVRYLLCSRGLFHLSKSSCMNTLVSRPGSRTRRFSVSSRCTTVMPAWVIDTYGNNDVLRFTKNASFPVINYPNEVIVKVFAAGLNPLDVSMRGGHGAATLSMKRDPLNIKQTGSEFPLVLGRDVSGVIMECGLDVKYFRERDEVWAAIPPWKQGSLAEFVVLSGNEVSHKPKSLSHTEAAAIPFVAMTAWSALVNTGGLSKDNCAKKRILILGGSGGVGTFSIQMLKAWGAHVTVTCSQNAEQFLRGLGADHVVDYTAGPVEEPLSALEKFDLILDNVGGDTERWALNLLKPWSGAKYVTLVTPFLQNTDRLGIADGMMQTAATVATKALKHLVKGVHYRWGLFAPSGPALDEVREMVDAGQIRPVVEETFSFSQVPQAFEKMEKGHARGKTVVQISKGGQD